The following DNA comes from Mucilaginibacter jinjuensis.
TTTATAGCTACGAGATCGCTTCGTACCTCGCAATGACAAATTTTATATCTTGTTTCTGGGCTCTTGTTTCTTGACTCTACTCAAATAGCTCCTGCCCCTCCGTATAATACGTCTTCCTCGTACCATCATTAATTAAAATCTTCTCCCCTTTTGGTGTTTCTTTTTTACGGGTATGATGCACCTGCAGAAAATCACGGAACTCGCCGCTGATAATATCCGGCTTGGCTTTTACAATCTCTTTTTCGGCATGGGTTAAAACGTGGTTGATGGATTTGGCCAGTACTTTAACCTTATCCTCGGGTATTTTATTGGCAACTGAGAATGGCGAGATCCCGGCATCGTAAAAAATTTCATCGGCATAAGCGTTACCTATCCCACGGATAAACTTTTGATCCAGCAGCAGGTTCTTAATCACCGTACGTTTCTTTTGCAGCTGGGCGAACAACCACTTGGCATCTACCGACTCATCCAATGCATCTGGAGCAGTTTTTTTCTCCGGGTCGAGCGTTGGTGTGGCGGCAGACTGGAAATCGGTTAGCGCAAGGCCTGTGCCGTCTTTAAAGTGTAGTTCAACTACTGTATATTTATTCGTGTTCTTATCCTCAAATAAAAACAGCTGACCGTGCAACATTAAGTGCAACGCCAAAGTATGCTCACCAAAATCGAAATAAAGCTCTTTGCCTTCGCGGTAAACTGTCTTCAGTGTTTTATTGTGCAGGGCATGCTGCAATGCATCGGCAGAAACATTGAGCTTCTTGCTGTGCACTACAACTTCCTTTAGTGTTTTACCACCTAACTTTTTATCAAGGTTGCGGGCAAATACCTGCAGATCTGGCAACTCTGGCATAATCGTTCTCTTTTAAGCAATAACAGCTATTGGCCGTTATTGCTTCCTAATATAGTAGAAAATTTGCCTTCGTAGTCTTTAAGTTCGCCTTCCAGTTTGTTGTTTAAAGCAAGCTGATTATTTTCTTTGGTCAAAGCCGCCATAGCGTTTATGAGCGATACCCCAATCTTCACATCCCGCAGGCTTACCGAATCTGAATTATCTTTTAGCTGACGGTAGTTATAATCGAGCTGATCTTTCACATAAGCATTCACATTATTCACGTACCTGTTGCCCATGCTAATATCTTTGAGATGATAGGCGGTATCGGCAATATAATATTTACGGGTAGCCACATCAATATAAGGCGTAAGCTGCGTTGGCATTACCTCATCATATTTGTGCAGCGCTTTTAATGCCATATCCGGGTGACCTTCGTTGATCAGGTTGTTAGACAGAACGATAAAGTTAGCCATCAGCATCGGGTAAAATACATCAACAGTTTGGCTATCGAGGTATTTGGCGCTTTTCATATTGCCCCATTTGTACTTGTTCACCATGTTATCGTACATCACGAGGGTATTGGTTTGCTCGCTTTCGTCGTCGGCAGGTTTTACTTCTTTTTTCAGTGGCAACAGGCGGTAAACCAAACCTTCTTTGTAGAGGTGCGGGCGCAGACCGATAATTTCTTCGTCCGTCATTGATGAGGCAAAGCAGATGGGGCGTTTCCAATCGTTATGTACCAAAATATCCATGATGCCCAATCCGGCTTTAGGGAGGTAATTCGATGGATATTCCCATTCAATCGTATCGGCAATTTTACTTTCCTGTGCGGCCGTAACCACGTGGTTATCCATCACCTGTTTTTTGTTAACAGTAAGTTTGAAGTTTTTGGTCGGCATGTAATTTTCGCTGCTGCCATCGGTGTATTCCAGTTTAGAGCGTGGGTCGTCAGAAGTCATAAAATCAAACACTTCCTTCAACTCAACCGAATCGGGCAGTTTGGCATCGCTATAGCGGATATAATCGCGCACACCATCTTTAAATTTATCGTAAGGCATACTGATTGGTGCAGCATCGGCATCGTTCATTTTGTGCTTCATCTGGCGCATATTCCATCCCGCCGAGAACAGGTTAACATTGATAATGCGCACATCCGGGCGGATCCCTTCAACCTCCTGATCGTACCACAATGGATAAGTTTCATTATCTGCCGAAGTAAATAAGATCGCATTTTTAGGGCATGAGATCAGGTAGTTGTAAGCCAGATCATGGGCCACTTTTTTGGTGGAGCGGTCATGATCTTTCCACTCCTGTTTAGCCAGTAGTATAGGAACAACCAATAAACATAAGCCGATAGAAAGGTATGATGCAGTGCGCGCGTTCAATTTGCGCATCAGCAAATCGGCAATAGCCAGTACCCCCAACCCTATCCAAATGGCAAAGGCATAGAACGAACCTACGTACGAGTAATCGCGCTCACGGGGTTGCAGATTGTATTGGTTAACGTAAAGCACAATGGCAATCCCCATAAAAAAGTAAAGGGTAGCCAATACCAAAGCATCCTGCTTATTGCGTTTATATTGATAGATAATACCCAGCAAGCCAATAATCAACGGCAGCGCATAAAGCGGCGTATAGGTATTGCTCAGCATCACAGAATCTGGCAAATGTTTGCCATGATCGAGGATACCGCTGGTCCAATTACCGTTGATGCCGTGGGTGCTGGTCTGTCCGTCCTGCTCATTATACCGGCCCACAAAATTCCACATAAAATAACGGAAGTACATCTGGTAGATCTGCCAGCTAAACATCCAGGCCAGGTTATCGCTAAAAGTTGGCGTTTGGTTATCGCCCAGGCGCAACCATTGTTTATAAAACGAAACATCATTGGCATCAGTACTAAACATACGCGGCATAATGGTATTATGGTCGTATATCAATTCTTGTTTTTTGCCCACTACTTCATAACGTTCGGTACCTTTACGGTACATGATTAAGCCGTCTTTTTGGTCGATAGCCTTGGCATCAAAGTATGGCCCATATAACAATGGCGGGGCAACGTATTGAATTCGCGACAGGTACTCGTTCAAAGCAAAAGCATTATCGGGATGGTAATTATCCAGATTGGTATCGGCATGCGCCCGGATAGGGATCATGGTAAAAGAACTGTAGCCGAAATAAATAAACGCCACACAAACCAAAGCCAGGTTAAGCGCCGGTTTATGTTTGCGGATACTGTATACAATGCCATAAGCAAGCGCACCAATTAACACAGTTAAAAATATCAAGGCACCGGTATTAAATGGCATACCAAGCGTATTCACCGCAAACAGATCAAAGTAACCGGCAAACTTTACAGTGTATTGGATAATGCCAAACTGTACAAAGGCCAGCAATACCACGCCCGCTAAAAAGGCAATCACCGTATTTTTAACATTGATTTTATTATACCTGCGGAAATAATAAATAAGCGTAAGCGCTGGTATAGTTAACAAATTAAGCAGGTGGATACCTACCGATAATCCCATAATGTAAGCAATAAAAACCAACCAGCGGTCGGCACCGGGTTCATCGGCGCATGCTTCCCATTTAAATATTGCCCACAGAACCAGTGCGGTACAAAGCATGGCCGGCGAAAACACTACCGTTTCAACAGCCGAAAACCAGAAGCTATCAGTATAAGTAAAGCCGAGAGCACCAACCAACCCGGCTCCCATAACCATAATAATTTGGGTGGTGCTTAACTGTTCGCTACGCTTGATGAGCAGCTTCTTGGCCATTGCAGTAATAGTCCAAAACAGAAACATAACAGCCGCACTGCTCGATAGTGCAAAGCCCGTATTGGTAAAGTAAGCCACCTTACTTTTATCGCCCATACTTAATAGCGAGAAAACCTTACCCAGCATGGCAAACAAAGGATAACCCGGCTGGTGCGATACCTGCAAACGGTACGCGCAGGAAATAAATTCGCCGCAATCCCAAAAACTTACGGAAGGTTCTAAAGTTAAAATATAAGTTGTGGCCGCAACAATAAAGCAAAGCCAGCCCAACAGGTTATTGATTTTTTGATAGCTCATGAGGCATAAGTGTTTAGTTTCGAACACTAATATCCGGCTTAAATTAATGGGATGTATGGGCCTTAACTTCCGTTTAACATTTCTTAACAATATTTAACGCTTTGAGAGAGAGGCAAGAAACAAGATGCAGGAGACAAGACTAACTTCCTCTATTTATCATTGCCTTACTAATAACACAGTGGGTATAAACTTTGTCATCCAGAGCGATAGCGAAGGATCTTCTTCGCTGTGTAGAGCAGTTAATGCTTATCGAAGAAGATTCTTCACTGCGTTCTGAATGACAAAGTAGGGGTCTTGTTTCTTGCATCTTGTTTCCTGTCTCTATCTTATAACCTATCTTTGCCCTCATGGATGGAAAAACCAGAAGCGATATTTACCCCGGCCTGGAGGTTGATATTATATTGAAGAAAGACCAGCGCACCGGCGCGCGTACCCGCGGTTTTGTTGATAGGTTATTAACCAGCGCACCTTACCACTCGCGCGGCATTAAAGTGCGTTTGGAAGACGGACAGGTTGGCCGGGTAATTGAGATATTTGAGGAAGACTAAATTGCTGATATAAACAGTACTTTTAACCCAATGAGTAACACACCAATACCCCGAAAAAAAATACTTGCCCTGGATACCCACTACCGCGTATACATATCGCTAATAATTGCGGCCATTGTATGTTTTAGCGTGCTGCATACGGTATCGGCATCAACAGCCATATTATTAACCTGGATGACTTTTGCCACCTCTGCCATCGTGATGGACTGGATTATCATCCTCACGGCACATCCACGCGATTTTAAAAAGATTGCCGTACTCGAAGACTCGAGCCGGACGATGATCTTCATCGTAGTGATCGGCGCATCGATAGTGAGTTTATTTGCCATAATATTTCTGCTGAAGATGACCAAGGGCGCATCGCGCGAGGATATTAATGCGCATATATTTTTGGTGATAGCCTCGGTGATAACCTCATGGGTATTGGTACACACGCTGTTTACGCTACGCTATGCACACATGTATTACGATACAGATGATGATGAAGGCAATGCCAAGCCAATGGGCGGCCTCGAATTCCCAAAAGAAGAAAACCCGGATTACCTCGATTTTGTATATTTTGCCTTTGTAATCGGCATGACCTTCCAGGTATCGGATGTGGAAATTTCTGACAGGCAGATCCGCAGATTAGCCTGGGTGCATGGTATGATCTCTTTTGCTTTTAATACGGCAATTGTAGCACTGAGTATTAACGTGATTTCGGGATTGGTGGGTGCGTAAAAGCCTCCCAATCTTCCACGAGAGTGAGGGCTTTTAAATAATAGTTTAAGAACACACCCCTAACCCCTCTCGAGAGGGGAATTAGAAAATAAGAAAAATGCAAAAACCAGATAGTTTAATATTTGACATGGACGGAACCCTTTGGGATGCCGTTGATACTTACGCCCAATCTTGGAACAACGTTTTCAAAGAAATGGGAATTGATATTGTTGTGGAACGCGACAACCTGGCCCGGATGGTGGGCTGGGAAGGCAAAAAAGTGATCAAAGAAATTATGCCCGACTTTGATGATGAAAAACGCCAGCAGATTTATGCTACGGTTAATGCAGGTCGCCATAGTTTAATTGCCGAAATGGGTGGTACTTTGTACGATGGTGTGCGCGAAGGTTTGCAGGCACTGGCCACCAAATACGATCTGTTTATTTTGAGCAATTGTGCCAAAGGCATCATCCGCTCATTTATTGACTGGGCCGGGATTGATGAACATATTAAAGATGAGTTTGCCTACGGTGTAAACTACATGCCCAAAAACCATAACATTAAATTACTGGCCGAAAAGCACGGGTTAAAAAGCCCGGTTTATATTGGCGATACCCTGGGTGATGGTGAGCAGAGCCGCATTGCCGGGATTCCGTTCGTTTTTGTAAGCTACGGTTTTGGCGAAACCGATGATTATGATTTGAAGTTTGATAACTTCAGGGATTTGACGGATTATTTTATGGGGTTGGAATAGAAACCAACGGATGCTGTCGCAAGTTTAGCGTAGCGTAACTTGTGACCTTTCTGTTGTAAGCTTTCAGCTTACGTAAGGTGAAACCTTACAGCAGTATTACCACAGGTTAAAAACCTGCGGCAGCAAAAAGGTTAAAATAAAAATGCCCTTGGTTTTCCAAGGGCATTTTTATTTCAGGAAGAATTTTATTTTGTCAGCTCGCTAATTGCCTGCTCTATTTTATCAAAACCAAAATTCTCCAACATCTTATCCATATTAGCAACAATATGCTCATTGCCTAAGTTACCGATGCTGCCCTCATGGGTGTGGTTAACTTCCTTAGCCGGGTTAAAATCCCCTTTCTCAATCGCCATACCTACTTGTTTGTAAGCATCGCGGAAAGGTGTGCCGCTTAATACCAAACGGTTCACTTCTTCTACACTGAACAGGTAGGTATATTTAGGATCATTTAAAATATCAGTTTTTACAGTGATATGTTGCAGCATAAAAGTTGCCATTTGCAGGCATTGTTTCAGCTCGGCAAAGGCCGGGAATAGCAACTCTTTCAACAATTGCATTTCGCGGTGATAGCCCGATGGCAGGTTGGTGGTCATCATGGCAACGTCGTTTGGCAGGGCTTGTAAACGGTTGCAACGGCCGCGCATAATTTCCCAAACATCGGGGTTCTTTTTGTGCGGCATAATGCTCGAGCCTGTTGTCAGGTTTTCAGGGTAGCTGATAAAGGCAAAGTTCTGGCTCAAATATAAAGCCTGATCCATCGCCATACGGCCTAATGTTGCAGCAATAGCAGATAATGCCTGTGCAATAATTCTTTCGGTTTTACCACGCCCCATTTGGGCGTAAACTACGTTATAGTTCAGGTCATCAAAACCCAATAACTGGGTAGTCATGGTACGGTTTAACGGGAACGACGAGCCATAACCGGCAGCCGAACCCAGCGGGTTTTTATTGGTGATATTCCATGCAGCACGAACCAGTTCCAAATCATCGGTCAGGCTTTCGGCATAAGCGCCAAACCACAGGCCGAATGATGATGGCATGGCCACCTGTAAGTGGGTATAGCCGGGTAATAAAACATCTTTATGTTTTTCACTCAGTTCAATTAGCTGGCGAAACAGCGTATTGGTTTCTTCAACCACCTGTTGTAATTCGCTGCGGAAAAAGAGTTTTAAATCAACCAAAACCTGGTCGTTACGCGAGCGGCCGCTGTGGATCTTTTTGCCGGCCTCACCAATGCGGCGGGTTAGTAATAGTTCAATCTGCGAGTGCACATCTTCAACATCGGCTTCTATGGCAAAATTACCCGCTTCAATTTCGCGGTAAATTGCTTTCAGTTCTTTCTGGATCACGTCCAGATCTTCGCTGCTCAGCAAATCGATAGTTTCCAGCATTTTGGTATGCGCCAGCGATCCCAGCACATCAAAAGCTGCCATTTGATTATCCAGCTCGCGGTCTTTACCCACCGTAAACTGATCTACCAATTGATTACTATCCGTTTCTTTTTGCCATAGTTTGCTCATGCTGCAAAGATGTAGAAAAAAATAATGCCCCCCAACCCCCTAAAGGGGGAGAAAGAGAATCAGGAATCGAGAGGCAGGAATCGGGACTATTCCAAATTTGTCATTGCCGGGAGGAACGACGTGGCAATCTCGTAGCCATACAGATCGAATAAGTATTGGCGACGAGATTGCCACGCTGTCGCTCGCAATGACAAATTGGATAGTATGCTTATAATTAAAACAGTCCACCCTGTGTAGGAGGCGGGGGCAAAAACTTAGGCCTCATAATATCTAATCCCAGCGCCTTATTTATTTCTTTCACGGTATAATCAGCCAACTCGGGCGAGTACCGCTCATCGTGCTGGTGCATAAAAAACCAGAGCGATTGTAAACCTTCATCAGTCCATTTTTTGATTCGTGCAACCCAGTCGTCAATCCGTCTGTAATCTGTAGCGTCGAGGCTGTTGCCCACGAAGCGGATAAAGGCATGCGGCGTGGGCAAATTCATGTGTACACAATCTCGTCGGCCGGATGCATCGGTAATTACCGCACCCATATTCAGGTCGTGCAGTAGCTTGAAGATATCATTTTCTTTACCCGCAGTGTTAAACCATTCTTTATGGCGCACTTCTACAAAGACCGGCACATCATGTGGCAGATGCTCCAGATATGCTTTTAATTCGGGGTAACTTTTGGGTGCAAAATTATCGCTCAGCTGCAAAAACAGCGGGCCCAGTTTATCGCCGAAAGCCATGATACCGTTATAAAACTGCGTGGTAATTTCTTCCGCATTTTTTAGCCTACGAATGTGGCTGATGCTTTGCGAAAACTTAGGGCAAAACTTAAAACCGGGGTTTGGTTTTGCTTTATCTGCCCACTTGGCAATGGTATCGGGGCCGTAGGTTTGATAAAAAGTTGCATTTAATTCTATCGAATCAAAATGCTTAACATACTCATCTAAAAAATTGGCGTCTTTAGTTTTTGGGGGATAGATTTGCCCTACCCATTCCTTACGCCCCCATTTGGCGCAGCCCACATGTGCTTCGAGTTTACCCGTACCTTTTGCGGCTGTCAACACACTGGCTGTCAAAGCCGTATCAGGCGGTAAAGTAAAGTCTATATCCTTTAATATTGAGGGGTCAACGCGGCCAAATTCCATAAAATATTTTTTGTTGAAGATAGGTTTTTACCGGTAAATCTGCGGCGATTTTGCCAGGTATAAAACTCAACCGTAGATTATCATTTTTTGTTTTTTTTCAATTTTCTTCATTCAGGCTGTCACGGGGCGGTTTTTCTTGCGTCTCTTAATTCGAATTAGCAAAACAACTTCTAAGCATCCACTTATATGAGACACATTTTACTCGTACTGATATTGCTATGCCTGGTCACGACAGTGCATGCACAAACTACCGCCGCCAAAGGCCTCGGTATTATCAAAGGAACCATTATAGATTCGGCCAAAAATGCGCCACTCGGTTATGCCACCATAGCAGTTGTTGATGCCGAAACCAAACAACCTGTTAAGAGTACTTTATCTAAAGATAACGGTTCGTTTGAGTTAAGCGGATTGGCATTGAAGTCATACCAACTCAATGTGATCTCGGTAGGTTATCAAACCAAAAGCATTGCTGTTAATACTTTGAAAGAAGGCGCGGCTACTGCTAATGTAGACAAGATCATCCTCGCACCATCGAGCTCACAATTGAACGAGGTTAAGGTAACGGCAGCCAAACCACTGGTTAAACAAGAGATTGACCGCGTAAGCTACGATGTACAAGCCGACCCCGACAGCAAAGCCCAAACTGCCATGGATATGCTACGCAAGGTACCACTGATCTCTGTTGATGGCGACGATAACATTCAGCTACAGGGAAGTGGTAGTTATAAGATTTTCATTAACGGTAAACCATCGCAAATGCTGGCCAATAACCCCAAAGATATTTTGAAGGCCATGCCTGCGGCCAACATTCTAAAAATTGAAGTGATTACCACCCCTCCTGCCAAGTACGATGCCGAAGGCCTGGCGGGGATCATTAACATCATCACCAGCAAAACTGCTGATGATGGCTACAATGGCAGCGTTACCGCCCGTTACAATCTTCCCTGGGGGCCAAACCTTAACCTTACCGGCACTGCTAAACAGGGCAAGTTTGGGGTCTCGGGCTATGTGGGTGGCGGCGACCGGATAGCGGTTACTACCAACTCTTTAAACGAAAGACAGACTTACGCGCCGGTTTCTGACTTTTTACAAACAGGTAGCCGCCAAAACAAGGGTAAGTATGTTTACAGCTCGGTTGAACTAAGTTATGAAATTGATACGCTGAACCTTTTAACAGGTTCTGTAGAATATGATAAAGGCCGATTCGACCAATTTCAGGATCAACCAACCCAATTCACGAGTGCAGATCCAGGTACACTGCCACAATCGTATCGCTTATTAAATAATGGTGGTTATGGCTGGGACGAGACTGATTTAGGTTTAAATTATCAGCTGGGCTTTAAGCGCGATAAAAAACAATTGTTAACGGCATCGTACCAGTATACCTATTTCTCGAACGAGAACCACAGTGATATTTCTACCGTCGACCGGGTGAATTATAACAGCCCAGATAATAACCAGCAAAATAATGCAGGTACCAGGCAGCATACCCTGCAGCTCGATTATGTGCACCCACTTAAACAATTAACGATTGAGGCCGGTGCGAAAGCCATCTTCAGAAATAACTTTAGTAATTCTGAGGTAGAAAATCTCACCAACGTTAACGGCCAGAATGTTTTTGTGACAGACCCTACCCTGAGCAATGATTTTAATTACCATCAAAACGTATATAGCCTGTATAACTCGTACACTTACAAAGCCGGAAACTGGACATGGAAAGGTGGTGTGCGCATGGAACACACCCATGTTGATGCCAACTTTTTTACAGATGGAAGCTCATTAAACAGGGATTACACCAATGTAATACCATCGCTATCTATCATGCGCAACTTCAGCAAAAATCAGAGTTTAACTTTTGGGTTCACTAATCGTTTGGAGCGCCCGGGCATCTGGCAGCTGAATCCGTTTGTTGATCGATCTAACCCGCAGATCATCAATACCGGTAACCCTGATTTACATGCTGTATTGAGCCATTTGTTTGAACTTACCTACAATAAATCCGGCATAGGTAACATCAGCGCCAAATTGAGTTATATGTATACCAACAATAGCATAGTTAGCGTAACCAAATTAATATCTGATACCCTGAGCGAAACAACTTATGATAACGTGGGGAAATATAAAACAGCCCGTTTTAATTTGAATGGCAGTTACCCGATCACTAAACAACTGAACGCCAGTTTAAATACCGCC
Coding sequences within:
- a CDS encoding Fpg/Nei family DNA glycosylase, which gives rise to MPELPDLQVFARNLDKKLGGKTLKEVVVHSKKLNVSADALQHALHNKTLKTVYREGKELYFDFGEHTLALHLMLHGQLFLFEDKNTNKYTVVELHFKDGTGLALTDFQSAATPTLDPEKKTAPDALDESVDAKWLFAQLQKKRTVIKNLLLDQKFIRGIGNAYADEIFYDAGISPFSVANKIPEDKVKVLAKSINHVLTHAEKEIVKAKPDIISGEFRDFLQVHHTRKKETPKGEKILINDGTRKTYYTEGQELFE
- a CDS encoding DUF2723 domain-containing protein, with the translated sequence MSYQKINNLLGWLCFIVAATTYILTLEPSVSFWDCGEFISCAYRLQVSHQPGYPLFAMLGKVFSLLSMGDKSKVAYFTNTGFALSSSAAVMFLFWTITAMAKKLLIKRSEQLSTTQIIMVMGAGLVGALGFTYTDSFWFSAVETVVFSPAMLCTALVLWAIFKWEACADEPGADRWLVFIAYIMGLSVGIHLLNLLTIPALTLIYYFRRYNKINVKNTVIAFLAGVVLLAFVQFGIIQYTVKFAGYFDLFAVNTLGMPFNTGALIFLTVLIGALAYGIVYSIRKHKPALNLALVCVAFIYFGYSSFTMIPIRAHADTNLDNYHPDNAFALNEYLSRIQYVAPPLLYGPYFDAKAIDQKDGLIMYRKGTERYEVVGKKQELIYDHNTIMPRMFSTDANDVSFYKQWLRLGDNQTPTFSDNLAWMFSWQIYQMYFRYFMWNFVGRYNEQDGQTSTHGINGNWTSGILDHGKHLPDSVMLSNTYTPLYALPLIIGLLGIIYQYKRNKQDALVLATLYFFMGIAIVLYVNQYNLQPRERDYSYVGSFYAFAIWIGLGVLAIADLLMRKLNARTASYLSIGLCLLVVPILLAKQEWKDHDRSTKKVAHDLAYNYLISCPKNAILFTSADNETYPLWYDQEVEGIRPDVRIINVNLFSAGWNMRQMKHKMNDADAAPISMPYDKFKDGVRDYIRYSDAKLPDSVELKEVFDFMTSDDPRSKLEYTDGSSENYMPTKNFKLTVNKKQVMDNHVVTAAQESKIADTIEWEYPSNYLPKAGLGIMDILVHNDWKRPICFASSMTDEEIIGLRPHLYKEGLVYRLLPLKKEVKPADDESEQTNTLVMYDNMVNKYKWGNMKSAKYLDSQTVDVFYPMLMANFIVLSNNLINEGHPDMALKALHKYDEVMPTQLTPYIDVATRKYYIADTAYHLKDISMGNRYVNNVNAYVKDQLDYNYRQLKDNSDSVSLRDVKIGVSLINAMAALTKENNQLALNNKLEGELKDYEGKFSTILGSNNGQ
- a CDS encoding YwbE family protein codes for the protein MDGKTRSDIYPGLEVDIILKKDQRTGARTRGFVDRLLTSAPYHSRGIKVRLEDGQVGRVIEIFEED
- a CDS encoding DUF1345 domain-containing protein, with amino-acid sequence MSNTPIPRKKILALDTHYRVYISLIIAAIVCFSVLHTVSASTAILLTWMTFATSAIVMDWIIILTAHPRDFKKIAVLEDSSRTMIFIVVIGASIVSLFAIIFLLKMTKGASREDINAHIFLVIASVITSWVLVHTLFTLRYAHMYYDTDDDEGNAKPMGGLEFPKEENPDYLDFVYFAFVIGMTFQVSDVEISDRQIRRLAWVHGMISFAFNTAIVALSINVISGLVGA
- a CDS encoding HAD family hydrolase; this encodes MQKPDSLIFDMDGTLWDAVDTYAQSWNNVFKEMGIDIVVERDNLARMVGWEGKKVIKEIMPDFDDEKRQQIYATVNAGRHSLIAEMGGTLYDGVREGLQALATKYDLFILSNCAKGIIRSFIDWAGIDEHIKDEFAYGVNYMPKNHNIKLLAEKHGLKSPVYIGDTLGDGEQSRIAGIPFVFVSYGFGETDDYDLKFDNFRDLTDYFMGLE
- the argH gene encoding argininosuccinate lyase, translating into MSKLWQKETDSNQLVDQFTVGKDRELDNQMAAFDVLGSLAHTKMLETIDLLSSEDLDVIQKELKAIYREIEAGNFAIEADVEDVHSQIELLLTRRIGEAGKKIHSGRSRNDQVLVDLKLFFRSELQQVVEETNTLFRQLIELSEKHKDVLLPGYTHLQVAMPSSFGLWFGAYAESLTDDLELVRAAWNITNKNPLGSAAGYGSSFPLNRTMTTQLLGFDDLNYNVVYAQMGRGKTERIIAQALSAIAATLGRMAMDQALYLSQNFAFISYPENLTTGSSIMPHKKNPDVWEIMRGRCNRLQALPNDVAMMTTNLPSGYHREMQLLKELLFPAFAELKQCLQMATFMLQHITVKTDILNDPKYTYLFSVEEVNRLVLSGTPFRDAYKQVGMAIEKGDFNPAKEVNHTHEGSIGNLGNEHIVANMDKMLENFGFDKIEQAISELTK
- a CDS encoding DUF72 domain-containing protein, translating into MEFGRVDPSILKDIDFTLPPDTALTASVLTAAKGTGKLEAHVGCAKWGRKEWVGQIYPPKTKDANFLDEYVKHFDSIELNATFYQTYGPDTIAKWADKAKPNPGFKFCPKFSQSISHIRRLKNAEEITTQFYNGIMAFGDKLGPLFLQLSDNFAPKSYPELKAYLEHLPHDVPVFVEVRHKEWFNTAGKENDIFKLLHDLNMGAVITDASGRRDCVHMNLPTPHAFIRFVGNSLDATDYRRIDDWVARIKKWTDEGLQSLWFFMHQHDERYSPELADYTVKEINKALGLDIMRPKFLPPPPTQGGLF
- a CDS encoding TonB-dependent receptor domain-containing protein; this translates as MRHILLVLILLCLVTTVHAQTTAAKGLGIIKGTIIDSAKNAPLGYATIAVVDAETKQPVKSTLSKDNGSFELSGLALKSYQLNVISVGYQTKSIAVNTLKEGAATANVDKIILAPSSSQLNEVKVTAAKPLVKQEIDRVSYDVQADPDSKAQTAMDMLRKVPLISVDGDDNIQLQGSGSYKIFINGKPSQMLANNPKDILKAMPAANILKIEVITTPPAKYDAEGLAGIINIITSKTADDGYNGSVTARYNLPWGPNLNLTGTAKQGKFGVSGYVGGGDRIAVTTNSLNERQTYAPVSDFLQTGSRQNKGKYVYSSVELSYEIDTLNLLTGSVEYDKGRFDQFQDQPTQFTSADPGTLPQSYRLLNNGGYGWDETDLGLNYQLGFKRDKKQLLTASYQYTYFSNENHSDISTVDRVNYNSPDNNQQNNAGTRQHTLQLDYVHPLKQLTIEAGAKAIFRNNFSNSEVENLTNVNGQNVFVTDPTLSNDFNYHQNVYSLYNSYTYKAGNWTWKGGVRMEHTHVDANFFTDGSSLNRDYTNVIPSLSIMRNFSKNQSLTFGFTNRLERPGIWQLNPFVDRSNPQIINTGNPDLHAVLSHLFELTYNKSGIGNISAKLSYMYTNNSIVSVTKLISDTLSETTYDNVGKYKTARFNLNGSYPITKQLNASLNTALFYVWIKGTYNGEFYSNKGPRTNTNASVTYKPGDDWTIGANYGYNSHLIWLQGGSNHYMYSSLSLSKVILNKKLTITGVVNNPTQKLYTYTQFTSTPDFYQANTQYQIYRTFNFSLNYKFGKLSSDIKKNQRSINNDDVSKQ